Proteins encoded within one genomic window of Nordella sp. HKS 07:
- a CDS encoding ABC transporter permease, with the protein MSLTVAILVGSIIGGVNGWLVVKLRMNAFIVTLASYIYVRGMVDAISGGRSAQDLAPALRVIGIETVLGIPLIAWIAIACFVVFTFIMAKTPFGRHVIMIGGNSTAAFRAGIKVDKLVLIAFVLAGAIAGIAGWLLAIRTSGATANLGIGMLFRAFAAVVIGGVSLKGGIGQLPGVYAGVLLLSSIQTAMNVMALPVHYTQMILGGMVLAAVLLDTVKLQIRQRLA; encoded by the coding sequence GTGTCGCTCACCGTCGCCATACTGGTCGGCTCCATCATCGGGGGTGTCAATGGCTGGCTGGTGGTCAAGCTCCGCATGAACGCCTTCATCGTGACCCTCGCCTCCTATATCTATGTGCGCGGCATGGTCGATGCCATTTCAGGCGGCCGTTCCGCTCAGGACCTGGCGCCGGCTCTGCGCGTCATCGGCATCGAGACCGTTCTCGGCATTCCGCTCATCGCCTGGATCGCCATTGCCTGCTTCGTCGTCTTCACCTTCATCATGGCGAAGACGCCGTTCGGCCGCCATGTGATCATGATCGGCGGCAACTCCACCGCCGCCTTCCGCGCCGGAATCAAGGTCGACAAGCTCGTCCTCATCGCCTTCGTCCTCGCCGGCGCCATCGCCGGGATCGCCGGCTGGCTGCTCGCCATCCGCACCTCGGGCGCCACCGCCAATCTCGGCATCGGCATGCTGTTCCGCGCTTTCGCCGCGGTGGTCATCGGCGGCGTCAGCCTCAAGGGCGGCATCGGGCAATTGCCCGGCGTCTATGCCGGCGTGCTCCTGCTCTCGTCCATCCAGACGGCCATGAATGTCATGGCGCTGCCTGTCCATTACACCCAGATGATCCTGGGCGGCATGGTGCTCGCCGCCGTCCTGCTCGACACCGTCAAGCTTCAGATCCGGCAGAGACTCGCATGA
- a CDS encoding SDR family oxidoreductase codes for MTERLKNRTALVIGAARGIGAAIVERFIEEGAQVVLADNDAEAGKVTAKRLGARFIAVNIAREEDVERAVADTVGFFGGLDILVQNAGIYPWTLIENITPQEWDSVLAVNLKGTFLAARAALAVMKPKGYGRMVFTSSITGPRVTSPGHGHYSASKAGINGFIKAAALEFAGYGITVNGIEPGNILTEAIVEHRSEAFIRNMEDAIPLGRLGAPRDIANATLFLASDEASYITGTTIIVDGGQTLPEGKDFRIHPE; via the coding sequence ATGACCGAAAGACTGAAGAACCGCACCGCGCTGGTCATCGGCGCGGCGCGCGGCATTGGTGCTGCCATCGTCGAGCGCTTCATCGAGGAAGGCGCGCAGGTGGTGCTCGCCGACAATGACGCGGAAGCCGGCAAGGTCACGGCGAAACGCCTCGGCGCCCGCTTCATCGCCGTCAATATCGCGCGTGAGGAAGATGTCGAGCGCGCTGTCGCCGATACGGTCGGTTTTTTCGGCGGCCTCGACATATTGGTGCAGAATGCCGGCATCTATCCCTGGACGCTGATCGAGAACATCACCCCGCAAGAATGGGACAGCGTGCTGGCGGTCAATCTCAAAGGCACGTTCCTCGCGGCACGCGCCGCGCTTGCCGTCATGAAGCCCAAAGGCTACGGGCGGATGGTGTTCACCTCCTCGATCACCGGTCCCCGCGTGACGAGCCCCGGCCATGGCCATTATTCGGCGAGCAAGGCCGGCATCAACGGCTTCATCAAGGCGGCGGCGCTCGAATTCGCCGGTTACGGTATCACCGTCAACGGCATCGAGCCCGGCAATATCCTGACCGAGGCGATCGTCGAGCACCGCTCTGAGGCCTTCATCAGGAACATGGAAGACGCGATCCCGCTCGGCCGGCTCGGAGCCCCACGCGACATCGCCAATGCGACCTTGTTTCTCGCCTCCGACGAGGCGTCCTATATCACCGGCACGACCATCATCGTCGACGGCGGCCAGACCTTGCCGGAAGGCAAGGATTTTCGCATCCATCCGGAGTGA
- a CDS encoding SDR family NAD(P)-dependent oxidoreductase, with protein MSKRLSGRVALVTGAARGIGLAAAKRLAEEEARVLLSDIDAETLAEAAADLTRQGLAVDAIACDVADAASVERMVAKAANNWGRIDIVVNNAAISDDTPIEELDETRWRHVLAINLDSALLVARAALPLLKQSPSGSIVNIASVQGIRGQPHAMAYATAKGGLVNLTRCMAVDFGPFGIRANAVAPGYIDTRMAEQKHDTPHEHKTDWFQDIYFKYGRMPLRRAGKADDVAGPILFLASDDSLYVTGTVLVVDGGFTATY; from the coding sequence ATGTCAAAACGCCTATCCGGACGCGTCGCATTGGTGACCGGTGCCGCGCGCGGCATCGGCCTCGCGGCGGCGAAGCGGCTCGCCGAGGAAGAGGCGCGCGTGCTCCTCTCCGACATCGACGCGGAAACGCTGGCGGAAGCCGCAGCGGATCTCACGCGGCAAGGTCTCGCGGTCGACGCCATTGCCTGCGACGTCGCCGATGCCGCGAGCGTTGAACGCATGGTGGCCAAGGCGGCGAACAACTGGGGCCGCATCGACATCGTGGTCAACAATGCCGCCATTTCCGACGACACCCCGATCGAGGAGCTCGACGAAACGCGCTGGCGGCACGTGCTCGCCATCAATCTCGACTCGGCACTTCTTGTGGCGCGCGCCGCTTTGCCGCTTCTCAAGCAGAGCCCGTCGGGCAGCATCGTCAATATCGCCTCGGTGCAGGGCATACGCGGCCAGCCGCATGCCATGGCCTATGCGACAGCGAAAGGCGGCCTCGTCAATCTCACCCGTTGCATGGCGGTGGATTTCGGCCCATTCGGCATAAGGGCCAATGCGGTGGCGCCCGGCTATATCGACACGCGCATGGCCGAGCAGAAGCACGACACGCCGCATGAGCACAAGACGGACTGGTTCCAGGACATCTATTTCAAATATGGCCGCATGCCGCTCCGGCGCGCCGGCAAGGCGGACGATGTCGCCGGCCCCATCCTCTTCCTCGCCAGCGACGACAGCCTCTATGTCACCGGCACGGTGCTGGTCGTCGATGGCGGCTTCACCGCCACTTATTGA